A single genomic interval of Mycolicibacterium holsaticum DSM 44478 = JCM 12374 harbors:
- a CDS encoding NAD-dependent epimerase/dehydratase family protein → MALTVAVTGPTGDIGLSAVEALEAHPDVERIVGMARRPFDPAAHGWTKTRYQQGDILDRGAVDALVADADVVIHLAFIIMGSRSQSAQVNIEGTRNVFEATIAAQRPRRLVYTSSVAAYGYHSDNPVPITEDVPPRGSPEHYYSEQKAACEALLAEVTAGSDLEVYVLRPCIVAGPKAPALAEAMPWNQLPGPVKRISQALPLLKPPFPDPGTPLQLVHHDDVASAIALAATTSAPPGAYNIAGDGVLSVSQMAAALGARPVRVPHVAASTASGVIARLPFVPSALEWLHVGRTSVVMDTSKAKSQLGWTPKHTAAETLSALSASL, encoded by the coding sequence ATGGCGCTGACGGTGGCCGTCACCGGACCGACGGGGGACATCGGGCTCTCGGCGGTCGAGGCGCTGGAAGCCCACCCCGATGTCGAGCGGATCGTCGGGATGGCGCGGCGCCCGTTCGACCCCGCGGCACACGGCTGGACCAAGACCCGCTATCAGCAGGGCGACATCCTGGACCGCGGCGCCGTCGACGCGCTGGTCGCAGACGCCGACGTCGTCATCCACCTGGCGTTCATCATCATGGGCTCGCGGTCACAGAGTGCCCAGGTCAACATCGAGGGCACCCGCAACGTGTTCGAGGCCACCATCGCGGCGCAGCGGCCGCGACGGCTGGTGTACACCTCGTCGGTCGCCGCCTACGGCTATCACTCCGACAACCCGGTCCCCATCACCGAGGACGTACCGCCGCGCGGTTCGCCCGAGCATTACTACTCCGAGCAGAAGGCCGCGTGCGAAGCCCTGCTGGCCGAGGTCACCGCCGGATCCGATCTCGAGGTCTATGTGCTCAGGCCCTGCATCGTCGCGGGCCCGAAGGCCCCCGCGCTGGCCGAGGCGATGCCGTGGAACCAGTTACCCGGCCCGGTCAAACGGATCTCGCAGGCGCTGCCGTTGCTGAAGCCGCCATTTCCCGACCCGGGAACACCCTTGCAGCTGGTTCACCACGACGATGTCGCGAGCGCAATCGCGCTGGCCGCCACCACCTCTGCGCCGCCGGGCGCCTACAACATCGCAGGCGACGGGGTGTTGTCCGTCTCGCAGATGGCCGCAGCGCTGGGCGCCCGGCCGGTGCGGGTGCCCCACGTCGCCGCGTCGACGGCGTCGGGGGTGATCGCCCGGTTGCCGTTCGTGCCGTCTGCGCTGGAGTGGCTGCACGTCGGCCGTACGTCGGTGGTGATGGACACCTCCAAGGCGAAATCCCAGCTGGGCTGGACGCCCAAACACACTGCCGCCGAAACATTGTCGGCGCTGTCGGCCTCGCTCTAG
- a CDS encoding UBP-type zinc finger domain-containing protein, whose translation MDVDPTVLPSGTGCVECDAVGGWWVHLRRCAACGHIGCCDDSLGQHATAHWRDTGHPVIRSFEPGEDWFWSYATDDYYDGPRLAPPDCHPAEQPVPGPRGRVPKDWMKRLQSRGR comes from the coding sequence ATGGACGTCGATCCCACTGTTCTGCCGAGCGGTACGGGCTGCGTCGAGTGTGACGCCGTGGGCGGCTGGTGGGTGCATCTACGCCGCTGCGCGGCCTGCGGTCACATCGGCTGCTGTGACGACTCGCTGGGCCAACACGCCACCGCGCATTGGCGCGACACCGGCCATCCGGTCATTCGGTCTTTCGAACCCGGCGAGGACTGGTTCTGGAGCTACGCCACGGACGACTACTACGACGGCCCGCGGCTTGCTCCACCCGATTGCCACCCAGCCGAACAACCCGTCCCCGGACCGCGCGGCAGGGTGCCCAAAGACTGGATGAAGCGGCTGCAGAGTCGCGGGCGCTGA
- a CDS encoding nuclear transport factor 2 family protein, with the protein MEMWELVARERIRDTLARYNWSGDAMRLDDLAAAFCEDGELELRGAKPVRGRRAIVDFLGGAVAVPKAAAEASSMKRIVRHNAANIRFTEVTRQQVRVACYFTVFTEVGLDHFGRYRDEFVPVDGDWLIRHRFVSTDWSAPNSTMAR; encoded by the coding sequence ATGGAGATGTGGGAATTGGTGGCGCGCGAGCGGATCAGAGACACGCTTGCCCGGTACAACTGGTCCGGCGACGCGATGCGGCTCGACGACCTCGCGGCGGCGTTCTGCGAGGACGGCGAGCTGGAGTTGCGGGGCGCGAAGCCGGTGCGCGGCCGGCGCGCCATCGTCGACTTCCTCGGCGGCGCCGTCGCCGTCCCCAAAGCGGCGGCCGAGGCTTCCAGCATGAAGCGCATCGTGCGGCACAACGCGGCGAACATCCGCTTCACCGAAGTGACGCGGCAACAGGTGCGGGTTGCATGCTACTTCACCGTTTTCACCGAGGTCGGGCTCGACCATTTCGGCCGCTACCGTGACGAGTTCGTACCCGTCGACGGGGACTGGTTGATTCGCCATCGCTTTGTCTCCACCGACTGGAGCGCACCGAACTCGACGATGGCGCGCTGA
- a CDS encoding SRPBCC family protein, with protein sequence MATSDSREIVIEASPEEILDVIADVEATSTWSSQHQGAEVMESYDDGRPRRVKMKVKSAGIADEQVVEYTWTDTSASWTLISAGQLKAQDAKYTLTPDGDKTKVRFDISIDLAVPLPGFVLKRAIKGAMETATDGLRKQVLKVKKGG encoded by the coding sequence ATGGCTACCAGCGATTCCCGTGAGATCGTGATCGAGGCGAGTCCCGAGGAGATTCTCGACGTCATCGCCGACGTCGAAGCGACGTCGACCTGGTCCTCGCAGCATCAAGGCGCCGAGGTTATGGAGTCCTACGACGACGGCAGGCCGCGTCGGGTGAAGATGAAGGTCAAGTCGGCGGGCATCGCCGACGAACAGGTGGTCGAGTACACCTGGACCGATACCAGCGCCAGCTGGACGCTGATCTCGGCGGGACAGTTGAAGGCCCAGGACGCCAAGTACACGCTGACCCCCGACGGCGACAAGACCAAGGTCCGGTTCGACATCAGCATCGACCTGGCGGTGCCGCTACCCGGGTTCGTCCTCAAACGCGCCATCAAGGGCGCCATGGAGACGGCCACCGACGGGCTGCGCAAGCAGGTTCTCAAGGTAAAGAAGGGCGGCTGA
- a CDS encoding helix-turn-helix transcriptional regulator: MLAIEAAISAPDVSGVLICGPEGAGKSRIAREALSAAASHGYETRWTGGAASARAIPLGAFTAWAPSDVADTFALLRGVIESLTATSDSAPVVLGVDDVYLLDDLSTFVVHQIVQRDAAKVIFTVRDGESIPPGIQEIWTKNRFDRIDLEQLTLDETTALLATTLAGPVDPDSAQRLWQLTRGNVLYLKNIVEQEVAGGRLVRENERWRWTGDPVMPPGLVELLESRIGALPAAVSDVIDILAVGEPLELAALARITDAVAVEDAETRGLVTLEVAGDGIEARLAHPLYGEVRRGRAPLSRLRRLRGLVATELAASTDPDDIRGVVRRATLSLESDLAPDTTLLVKAAYGAVWLGELALADRLAEAAIKEGAGAEPNFVRAHALSWLGRGEDAESVLAGIRADQLTGRDRAKLAFLRCSNTLWALGDPARAKELIDEAVGSSLADGRAYIDAFVTVYWFAMDQPDKAIEVSKQLALEDIPVVGAEVSWVLTQISADAGRADEAVSTAEAGHAVAARTLDAPHMRFNIADAEVSALMLAGDVGRAREVAERARQQAADLPGAAQLLGAAIAGRAALGAGDLASACSLLEYAVAGLSVSHPRGWGYRYRIPLAIALAMRGSTAEAAAALAAVDNVSRRFRPLDFERTLARAWVAAGQGAVSEAIADMLAAAERCSAKGQFGAEVHCLQTAVQFGDRTGAARLHQLESMVDGPRAALAARFAAALGDGDAAQLASLSGEFERMGDHVAAVDAAAHATLAYRRQDKRGSALGSSARAESLAAQYGIRTPALRQASEALPLTDREAEIVMLVGEGLPNRAIAERLTLSVRTVESHIYRAMMKTGTASRDELATLLPRRNLDER, translated from the coding sequence ATGCTCGCCATCGAGGCGGCCATCTCGGCGCCGGACGTCTCGGGTGTACTCATCTGCGGACCGGAGGGCGCAGGGAAAAGCCGGATCGCCCGCGAGGCGTTGTCGGCCGCTGCCTCACACGGATATGAGACGCGCTGGACCGGCGGTGCGGCGTCGGCACGGGCGATACCGCTCGGTGCCTTCACGGCGTGGGCTCCGTCGGATGTCGCCGACACCTTCGCGCTGCTGCGTGGGGTGATCGAGTCGCTGACCGCCACATCGGACAGCGCCCCGGTGGTTCTGGGCGTCGACGACGTGTACCTGCTCGATGACCTGTCGACCTTTGTCGTGCATCAGATCGTGCAGCGCGACGCGGCGAAAGTGATTTTCACAGTTCGAGACGGGGAATCGATTCCTCCTGGGATTCAGGAGATATGGACGAAGAACCGGTTCGACCGGATTGATCTGGAACAACTGACGCTCGACGAAACGACCGCGTTGTTGGCGACGACGCTGGCGGGACCGGTGGATCCCGACTCCGCACAACGACTGTGGCAGCTGACCCGCGGCAATGTGTTGTATCTGAAGAACATCGTCGAGCAGGAAGTGGCGGGCGGTCGGCTCGTCCGGGAGAACGAGCGCTGGCGCTGGACCGGTGATCCTGTCATGCCTCCGGGACTGGTCGAACTGCTCGAGTCCCGCATCGGAGCCCTTCCCGCTGCGGTCAGCGACGTCATCGACATCCTCGCTGTCGGGGAACCCCTCGAACTCGCTGCGTTGGCGCGGATCACCGATGCTGTCGCCGTCGAAGATGCCGAAACCCGAGGCCTTGTCACGCTCGAGGTCGCAGGCGACGGCATCGAAGCGCGGCTGGCGCATCCGTTGTACGGCGAGGTGCGCCGCGGGCGGGCGCCTCTGAGCCGGCTGCGACGGTTACGCGGACTTGTCGCAACGGAACTCGCCGCCTCAACCGATCCTGACGACATCCGAGGCGTCGTGCGCCGTGCGACGTTGAGCCTCGAATCCGACCTCGCTCCGGACACGACGCTGCTGGTGAAAGCGGCGTACGGCGCCGTGTGGTTGGGAGAATTGGCCTTGGCGGATCGGCTTGCGGAGGCTGCGATCAAGGAAGGGGCGGGTGCTGAGCCCAATTTTGTTCGCGCGCATGCCTTGTCATGGTTGGGCCGCGGCGAGGACGCAGAGTCGGTGCTTGCCGGAATACGCGCCGATCAGCTCACTGGCCGCGACCGCGCCAAACTGGCGTTCCTGAGGTGCTCGAACACATTGTGGGCGTTGGGCGATCCCGCACGGGCCAAGGAGTTGATCGATGAGGCCGTTGGCAGCTCACTTGCAGATGGGCGCGCCTATATCGACGCCTTTGTCACGGTCTACTGGTTTGCGATGGATCAGCCGGACAAGGCGATCGAGGTATCCAAACAGCTTGCGCTGGAGGATATCCCCGTTGTCGGTGCCGAGGTGTCGTGGGTCCTGACGCAGATCTCAGCCGACGCGGGTCGTGCCGACGAGGCAGTTTCGACTGCTGAAGCGGGCCATGCCGTCGCCGCCCGGACGCTGGATGCTCCGCACATGAGGTTCAACATCGCCGATGCGGAAGTCAGCGCGTTGATGCTGGCCGGTGACGTGGGCCGGGCGCGCGAGGTGGCCGAGCGCGCCCGGCAGCAGGCGGCTGATCTGCCTGGGGCCGCGCAACTGCTCGGTGCTGCCATCGCCGGTCGGGCGGCGCTCGGTGCGGGGGATCTGGCGAGCGCTTGTTCGTTGCTGGAGTACGCGGTCGCAGGACTGTCCGTATCGCATCCTCGTGGTTGGGGTTACCGCTACCGCATTCCTCTGGCGATCGCGCTGGCGATGCGCGGATCGACGGCGGAGGCGGCAGCCGCGCTTGCCGCGGTGGACAATGTGTCACGCCGGTTTCGGCCGCTGGACTTCGAGCGGACTCTCGCGCGGGCGTGGGTGGCCGCCGGCCAGGGCGCTGTCAGCGAAGCCATCGCCGACATGTTGGCAGCAGCCGAACGATGTTCGGCGAAGGGACAGTTCGGCGCCGAGGTGCATTGTCTGCAGACCGCGGTGCAGTTCGGGGACCGCACCGGTGCCGCGCGGTTGCATCAGCTCGAGTCGATGGTCGATGGTCCGAGAGCGGCTCTGGCGGCACGGTTCGCCGCGGCCTTGGGCGACGGCGATGCGGCTCAACTGGCCTCACTGTCAGGGGAGTTTGAACGCATGGGTGACCACGTCGCCGCGGTTGACGCGGCTGCCCATGCCACGCTGGCGTACCGACGGCAGGACAAACGCGGGTCGGCACTGGGATCCTCGGCGCGAGCGGAATCACTCGCGGCTCAATACGGCATCAGAACCCCGGCGCTTCGCCAGGCCTCAGAAGCGCTGCCGCTGACTGATCGGGAAGCGGAGATCGTGATGCTTGTCGGTGAGGGGCTGCCCAATCGGGCGATCGCCGAACGGCTGACGCTGTCCGTTCGCACGGTCGAGAGCCATATCTACCGGGCCATGATGAAGACCGGGACGGCCAGCCGCGACGAACTGGCCACCCTCCTGCCGCGTCGCAATCTCGACGAGCGCTAG